In Phoenix dactylifera cultivar Barhee BC4 chromosome 11, palm_55x_up_171113_PBpolish2nd_filt_p, whole genome shotgun sequence, the following are encoded in one genomic region:
- the LOC103696962 gene encoding 50S ribosomal protein L17-like, which produces MTKFRKLGRPAAHRVSMLRTMVSQLVKHERIETTVAKAKEVRRVADNMVQLGKEGTLAAARRASAFVRGDDVLHKLFTELAYRYKDRAGGYTRLLRTRIRVGDAAPMAYIEFVDRENELREAKPPTPQPPQRVPLDPWTKSRACQQWASPKENQNSGSES; this is translated from the exons ATGACCAAGTTCCGGAAGCTCGGCCGCCCCGCGGCCCACCGAGTCTCTATGCTCAG GACGATGGTCTCTCAGTTGGTGAAGCATGAACGCATCGAAACCACCGTCGCAAAG GCAAAAGAAGTTCGTCGTGTTGCAGACAACATGGTGCAGCTGGGCAAAGAG GGTACACTTGCTGCTGCACGTCGTGCTTCTGCTTTTGTTCGTGGGGATGATGTCCTTCATAAGTTGTTTACAGAGCTGGCTTATCGCTATAA AGACCGAGCAGGTGGCTATACAAGATTACTTCGGACTCGCATACGAGTTGGGGATGCTGCACCTATGGCATATATTGA ATTTGTTGACAGGGAAAATGAACTCCGAGAGGCTAAACCCCCAACTCCACAACCACCTCAGAGAGTCCCTCTTGATCCATGGACAAAATCCCGTGCTTGCCAACAATGGGCTTCTCCTAAAGAGAATCAGAACTCTGGATCAGAAAGTTAA